The region GACCATTTAGTCAATTAGAATTTGAAATATTTGACCATAAACTATTTTTAATTAAAGATAAATCCAGAAACCAATGGTCCTCGGTTAATGAAGTAATTGAAATTAACAATCAACCGGCATCAGAACTTATTTCTAAATTCACAAAGCGATTAGCTTCAGATGGATACAATACTACTTTTTTTCCACATTTTGTAGGCAAACAATTTGGAACTTTTTATACGTATGAAAATGGAATTAAGGATAGTATTCAATTAAAATTGAAACTTAAGGAGAAAGACACTCTATTGGTGGTGAGAAGAGATACGTTTGGAACAAATGAGAAAAAAGTACTACTTTCTAAAAAAGAAAAAAGAAAAGAAGAACTAGAAAAAAGAAAAGTTGGTTTCGATAAAGATTTGAAAAGTAATATGCGAGAATTAACTTTTTTAAAACAAGATAGTTCCGTTGCGTTGTTAACTATAAGAGGATTTAGAAATGGGGATTTTACTAGCTTTTATAATGAAACGTTCGATTCTTTAAAAAAACAAAATACAAAAACTTTAATAATTGATTTACGTAATAATCCAGGTGGAAGGTTGATGGAAATTGATTACTTATATAGTTTCTTGGTAGATAAACCGTATAAATTTGTTGAAGATTATGAAGTAGTATCAAGAACAAGTAAATTACATGTCGATTATTTTAAAGGTGGTGGTATTATTTTTAAAACATTAAAAATCATTGCCGCTCCATTTTATTATTCAATAAACTATTTAAAGGTTAGAAAAGAAGAGGATAAATATTTATATGCTACCCGTTTTTCCAAAGAACGTCAACCCAAACCCAATCATTTTGATGGTAAACTATATGTTTTAATTAATGGGGGAAGTTTTTCGGCATCCAGTATTATTTCTTCAAAATTGAAAGGAACAAATCGTGCTTATTTTGTAGGTGAAGAAACAGGAGGAGCGTATAATGGCACAGTAGCTGCACAAATGCCGTTGGTTACTTTACCTAATTCTAAAGTGAATATGCGAGTAGGTCTTGCTTTGGTCGCTGCATTTGAAAAATCAGATGTTGAAGGAAGAGGCGTTTTTCCAGATAAAGTAATAATTCCTACTGTGGAAGATCGTATAAAAAAAGTAGATCCCGAGTTAAATTGGATCATTGACGATATCAAAAGAGAAAAAGAAGTAAAACAATTATTGCAAGAAAATTTTAATAAGTAATTTCAAAAACACAAGTAATGAAACCAA is a window of Flavobacterium indicum GPTSA100-9 = DSM 17447 DNA encoding:
- a CDS encoding S41 family peptidase is translated as MKIFNSILLSSFLLSFSCQSIQEYNASLQKPIQPDQLRKDIDYGYTKLKKLHPKLYWYISKEKLDYKFDSLKKSIQQPMTGKEFYFKFSEVTRVIGQGHLGISPSLNKLTKTENLALKKKGKGPFSQLEFEIFDHKLFLIKDKSRNQWSSVNEVIEINNQPASELISKFTKRLASDGYNTTFFPHFVGKQFGTFYTYENGIKDSIQLKLKLKEKDTLLVVRRDTFGTNEKKVLLSKKEKRKEELEKRKVGFDKDLKSNMRELTFLKQDSSVALLTIRGFRNGDFTSFYNETFDSLKKQNTKTLIIDLRNNPGGRLMEIDYLYSFLVDKPYKFVEDYEVVSRTSKLHVDYFKGGGIIFKTLKIIAAPFYYSINYLKVRKEEDKYLYATRFSKERQPKPNHFDGKLYVLINGGSFSASSIISSKLKGTNRAYFVGEETGGAYNGTVAAQMPLVTLPNSKVNMRVGLALVAAFEKSDVEGRGVFPDKVIIPTVEDRIKKVDPELNWIIDDIKREKEVKQLLQENFNK